The following coding sequences are from one Virgibacillus necropolis window:
- a CDS encoding Na(+)/H(+) antiporter subunit F1: protein MIEMMLYTALVLFGVSIAIALFRIIFGPSLPDRVVALDMIGVHLISAIAIISLILGTKSFLEVILILGVLAFIGTIVFSKYIERGVVIERKRDL from the coding sequence ATGATTGAAATGATGTTATATACGGCTCTGGTATTATTTGGTGTTTCTATAGCTATTGCCCTTTTTCGCATTATCTTCGGACCGAGTTTACCTGACCGGGTTGTTGCCTTGGATATGATAGGTGTTCACCTGATTTCCGCGATTGCGATTATTTCATTAATACTTGGAACGAAATCGTTTTTGGAAGTTATCCTTATCCTTGGTGTCCTCGCATTTATTGGCACTATTGTCTTTTCAAAGTATATTGAAAGGGGCGTTGTCATTGAACGTAAGCGTGATCTTTGA
- a CDS encoding response regulator produces the protein METVKVAIAEDDFRVANVHEKFLNKIPEVEVVGKALNAEKTLELLQNKSTDLLLLDIYMPDQLGIDILASIRQEFEELDIIIITAATDKAFLKKAMRYGVQNYLIKPVTIAHFTDTIKKYVDSRNLLQNKDEVNQIVVDRLFNNGNERKTDEGNQDLPKGIDFQTLNKTLEVLKNSREGLSAEEIGRRMGASRTTARRYLEYLISTDECQSEVEYGSVGRPERKYFDR, from the coding sequence ATGGAAACTGTTAAGGTAGCAATTGCGGAAGATGATTTTCGCGTTGCTAATGTTCATGAGAAATTTCTTAATAAAATACCTGAGGTCGAAGTTGTGGGGAAGGCGTTAAATGCCGAAAAAACCCTGGAACTTCTGCAAAATAAAAGTACGGATCTTCTATTACTCGATATATACATGCCTGACCAGCTTGGTATTGATATTCTTGCGTCCATACGACAAGAATTCGAGGAGTTGGATATCATAATAATTACAGCGGCAACTGATAAAGCATTCCTTAAAAAAGCGATGCGCTACGGTGTGCAAAATTACTTAATTAAGCCAGTTACTATTGCTCATTTTACGGATACTATTAAAAAATATGTTGATAGCAGAAATTTATTACAGAACAAGGATGAAGTTAATCAAATTGTAGTGGATAGACTTTTCAATAACGGGAATGAAAGGAAGACAGATGAAGGGAACCAGGATCTGCCTAAGGGAATAGATTTCCAGACTCTAAATAAGACCTTGGAAGTCCTTAAAAACAGTCGAGAGGGTTTATCTGCTGAAGAGATTGGAAGAAGAATGGGAGCTTCGAGAACCACTGCGAGGCGTTATTTAGAATACTTAATTTCCACTGACGAGTGCCAATCCGAAGTTGAATATGGCTCCGTCGGACGACCAGAACGGAAGTACTTTGATCGATAA
- a CDS encoding Na+/H+ antiporter subunit E, producing the protein MPAQFLLNVSIALLWMLFQDEDQLRFITFVEGYIVGIAILFLMHRFFGERFYLSRFFALLKLILLFNLELLSSSYHVLKQILSPKIRIKPGIFKYETDLVGEWEVPLLALLLTLTPGSVVMEVVPEGNAFYIHAMDVEQSKDMLLRSLAKFEKAIKEVTRND; encoded by the coding sequence TTGCCTGCCCAGTTTTTACTAAATGTATCAATTGCACTGTTATGGATGTTGTTTCAGGATGAAGATCAATTGAGGTTTATCACATTTGTTGAGGGATATATTGTAGGAATTGCAATTTTGTTTTTAATGCATCGTTTTTTTGGTGAGCGGTTTTATCTGAGTCGATTTTTTGCGCTGCTTAAATTGATATTGCTCTTCAATTTAGAATTGTTGTCATCGAGTTATCATGTTCTTAAGCAAATTTTAAGTCCCAAAATACGAATCAAACCGGGTATTTTTAAATATGAGACAGATTTGGTCGGTGAATGGGAAGTACCTCTTCTTGCATTACTTTTAACGTTAACACCAGGGTCGGTGGTGATGGAAGTGGTTCCAGAAGGAAATGCATTTTACATTCATGCCATGGATGTTGAACAATCAAAGGATATGTTATTAAGATCTCTAGCCAAATTTGAAAAAGCAATCAAAGAGGTGACTCGTAATGATTGA
- a CDS encoding sensor histidine kinase gives MKISLQTKIMVLVLSLAFLIIILLTASFTYLESKQIEEQKGRLALKISKTISFMPEVIKAFQTKDPAAIIQPTVDKIGKEIEAEFIVVGNKEGIRYSHPIPERIGKKMVGKDNHRALIEGKYYTSKAVGSLGPSLRGKSPIFNESGEIIGIVSVGFLVEDINEQVFHNVIRVAIISLVVLLIAIVGSILLSRSIRKDTMGLEPYQIATLYTERDAILQSIREGILAYNKTGLVTMINQPAINLLNIKGSSPHLKIKDLLPDKNLYQVFKTGKSQIDQEMLLENKTVIMTRTPIFHKDEVKGVVASFRDKTEIEQMLNTISEVQRYSEDLRAQNHEFTNKLYVLSGLLQLGEYDEAVQMIQNETTDFEIKNQILFNQIEDSRVQAILLGKMGKSSEKKIRFEIDSNSSLEKLPDHIDLIHLIVIIGNLIDNAFEAVVNHSQNPEVTFFATDFGKDIIFEVQDNGIGIPEKNKPLLFNRGFTEKSSHVPRGYGLANVKEAVSKLEGIVEFQSEIGEGTVFTVYLPKEQ, from the coding sequence TTGAAAATATCGCTGCAAACCAAAATAATGGTTCTTGTCCTATCACTTGCATTTCTGATTATTATTCTATTAACTGCATCGTTTACTTATCTAGAAAGTAAACAGATTGAAGAGCAGAAAGGTCGATTAGCTTTAAAAATATCTAAAACAATTTCATTCATGCCTGAAGTGATTAAAGCCTTTCAAACAAAAGATCCCGCAGCAATCATTCAACCGACAGTAGACAAAATTGGAAAAGAAATCGAGGCTGAGTTTATTGTGGTCGGCAATAAAGAAGGCATTCGATATTCCCATCCTATACCTGAAAGGATTGGGAAAAAAATGGTCGGAAAGGATAACCACCGGGCTTTAATAGAAGGAAAGTATTATACTTCAAAGGCCGTGGGATCATTAGGACCATCTTTGCGGGGGAAGTCACCAATTTTCAATGAAAGCGGCGAAATTATTGGTATCGTATCGGTCGGTTTTCTTGTAGAGGATATCAACGAGCAAGTCTTTCACAATGTGATTAGGGTTGCCATCATTTCATTGGTTGTCCTCCTGATAGCGATTGTTGGAAGTATCCTGCTATCTAGAAGTATTCGAAAAGATACGATGGGGTTGGAACCTTATCAAATTGCTACGTTATATACAGAAAGGGATGCCATTTTGCAATCGATTAGGGAAGGCATTTTGGCGTATAACAAAACAGGCTTGGTCACAATGATTAATCAACCCGCTATAAATCTGCTTAATATTAAAGGAAGCTCGCCTCACCTGAAAATTAAAGATCTTTTACCAGACAAAAATCTTTACCAGGTGTTTAAAACTGGAAAGTCTCAAATAGACCAGGAAATGTTATTGGAAAATAAGACAGTAATCATGACTCGAACTCCCATTTTTCACAAGGATGAAGTGAAAGGGGTAGTTGCATCTTTCCGCGATAAAACGGAAATTGAGCAAATGCTTAACACCATTTCTGAAGTCCAAAGGTATTCTGAAGATTTACGTGCTCAGAATCATGAATTTACGAACAAATTGTATGTGCTGTCGGGCTTATTACAACTGGGCGAATACGACGAGGCTGTTCAAATGATACAGAATGAAACGACAGATTTTGAGATAAAAAATCAAATTCTCTTTAATCAAATTGAAGACTCGAGGGTACAGGCTATTTTACTGGGGAAAATGGGAAAATCCTCAGAGAAGAAAATAAGGTTTGAAATTGATTCTAACAGTTCTCTTGAGAAGTTGCCAGATCATATTGACCTGATCCATCTCATCGTGATCATCGGAAATCTTATAGACAATGCGTTTGAAGCTGTTGTTAATCACAGTCAAAACCCAGAAGTGACATTCTTTGCAACGGATTTTGGGAAAGATATCATTTTCGAGGTTCAAGATAATGGAATTGGTATTCCTGAGAAAAACAAACCGCTTCTCTTTAACAGAGGTTTTACAGAAAAAAGTTCTCATGTACCCCGAGGCTATGGGCTTGCTAACGTAAAGGAAGCTGTGAGTAAACTCGAGGGGATCGTTGAATTTCAAAGTGAAATAGGAGAGGGTACTGTGTTCACTGTATATCTTCCTAAAGAACAATAA
- a CDS encoding CitMHS family transporter → MLALLGFLMIIVFMYLIMTKRLSALIALMVIPVVFALLGGFTEDIGQMMLDGVSKVAPTGIMIMFAILYFGVMIDAGLFDPVVEKIIRVVKGDPLKVAMGTACLILFVSLDGDGTTAYMITVSAMLPLYKRIGMNPLVLAGIAVLGSGVMNLLPWGGPTARAMSVLGLGVSELFVPVLPAMLGGVLVVLGAAFYYGKKERKRLGVIHINQNVIDEMASKETAAASEAVGQDESIKRPKLIWVNFLLTILLLVCLVVGVLPTPVLFMIAFAVAIMINYPNMEQQKERISTYAGNVLSVVSLVFAAGVFTGILTGTEMVDAMANSLISVIPDAWGQNFAVITAIASAPFTFFMSNDAFYFGVLPVLAETASTYGVSPVEVGRASLLGLPVHLLSPLVPSTYLLVGMAGVEFGDLQKMMLKWAALATLVMTVVAVVLGII, encoded by the coding sequence ATGCTAGCTTTACTAGGATTTTTAATGATCATTGTTTTCATGTATTTAATCATGACCAAACGTCTTTCCGCACTTATTGCTTTGATGGTTATACCAGTCGTTTTTGCATTACTCGGAGGATTTACCGAAGACATTGGCCAAATGATGCTAGATGGTGTATCAAAAGTGGCACCGACAGGCATTATGATTATGTTTGCGATTCTGTATTTTGGCGTAATGATTGATGCTGGTTTATTTGACCCAGTAGTTGAAAAAATCATTAGAGTTGTAAAGGGTGATCCTTTAAAAGTTGCAATGGGAACAGCTTGCTTGATACTTTTCGTTTCCTTAGACGGCGATGGAACAACAGCCTATATGATTACGGTTTCGGCTATGTTGCCATTGTATAAACGAATTGGAATGAATCCACTTGTATTGGCCGGTATTGCAGTACTTGGATCCGGGGTAATGAATTTGCTTCCGTGGGGGGGACCGACCGCGAGAGCAATGAGTGTTTTAGGTCTTGGTGTATCAGAACTCTTTGTTCCTGTTCTACCTGCTATGCTCGGGGGCGTTCTCGTTGTGTTAGGAGCTGCTTTTTATTATGGTAAAAAGGAAAGGAAGAGACTGGGCGTCATCCATATTAATCAAAATGTTATTGACGAGATGGCATCAAAGGAAACGGCAGCTGCTTCTGAAGCTGTTGGACAAGATGAAAGCATTAAACGTCCTAAATTAATATGGGTAAACTTTCTTTTGACTATTTTACTTTTAGTCTGTCTTGTTGTAGGGGTGCTACCTACTCCAGTGTTATTTATGATAGCATTTGCCGTTGCTATTATGATTAACTACCCGAATATGGAACAGCAGAAGGAAAGAATTTCGACCTACGCGGGTAATGTGCTGTCTGTTGTTTCACTGGTATTTGCCGCAGGTGTTTTTACGGGTATTCTTACAGGCACAGAAATGGTTGATGCTATGGCGAATTCGTTGATATCGGTTATTCCTGACGCATGGGGTCAGAACTTCGCTGTTATAACGGCGATTGCTAGTGCACCGTTTACCTTTTTCATGTCAAATGATGCATTTTATTTCGGAGTGCTTCCGGTACTTGCAGAAACGGCGTCTACCTATGGTGTTAGTCCAGTAGAAGTCGGCCGCGCGTCTCTGCTTGGTTTGCCAGTTCATTTACTTAGTCCACTTGTTCCATCGACTTATTTATTAGTTGGGATGGCAGGTGTTGAATTTGGTGACCTCCAGAAGATGATGTTAAAATGGGCAGCTTTAGCAACTCTTGTTATGACTGTTGTCGCAGTGGTATTAGGGATTATTTAA
- a CDS encoding sulfite exporter TauE/SafE family protein encodes MVYIICMIIGFVTAFAGSLIGLGGGVILIPSLLFLHQFSSEFAWATPQTIVGISLIVMFFTALSSTISYFKKGRVDYKTGLLLLSGSIPGGIFGSWLNQFIAAERFSFYFGILMIVLSLLFLLRRKTTSEKQTIAQKNIRSFHLDDKTYHYSVSFWGAFIVSLFVGTLSGLFGIGGGSVMVPLMILLFGFPAHIAIATSMFMIVFISMISAGTHIILGHVSWEYVLFFIPGAWIGGAIGAIVNQKLKSQSLEWILRVLLLVVGVRLIIEGLT; translated from the coding sequence GTGGTTTACATTATTTGTATGATAATTGGGTTTGTCACTGCATTTGCAGGTAGTCTAATTGGGCTGGGCGGAGGAGTTATTCTGATTCCGAGCTTATTATTTTTACATCAATTTTCAAGCGAGTTCGCATGGGCTACTCCGCAAACGATTGTCGGAATATCATTAATTGTTATGTTTTTTACAGCACTATCTTCAACTATTTCTTATTTCAAAAAAGGGCGAGTTGATTATAAAACTGGTTTATTACTTTTATCTGGTAGCATTCCTGGGGGAATCTTCGGATCTTGGTTAAATCAATTTATTGCTGCAGAAAGATTTTCATTTTATTTCGGTATCTTAATGATTGTATTATCATTACTCTTTTTATTAAGGAGAAAAACGACATCGGAAAAACAAACAATAGCACAGAAAAACATTCGATCATTCCATCTTGACGATAAAACATATCATTATTCGGTTTCTTTTTGGGGAGCTTTTATTGTTTCACTATTTGTTGGAACATTATCCGGTTTATTCGGGATTGGCGGAGGTTCAGTCATGGTTCCGCTCATGATCTTGTTGTTCGGGTTTCCTGCACATATAGCGATTGCAACATCGATGTTTATGATTGTCTTTATTAGTATGATAAGTGCTGGAACTCATATAATCCTTGGACATGTATCATGGGAATATGTCCTATTTTTTATTCCTGGGGCATGGATTGGTGGAGCAATTGGGGCGATCGTGAATCAAAAGTTAAAAAGTCAGTCACTTGAATGGATTTTGCGTGTGCTCTTACTAGTTGTCGGGGTACGCTTAATTATTGAAGGATTAACATAA
- a CDS encoding Na+/H+ antiporter subunit G — translation MNVSVIFEFIAALMILVGSIISVISALGIIRFPDVYTRSHAAAKSSTLAVLLTLSGTFLYFWASESLISVRLILGILFVFITAPVACHLIIRAAYRSNVKMSNLTIEDELKDVLRDKEQ, via the coding sequence TTGAACGTAAGCGTGATCTTTGAATTTATTGCGGCACTCATGATATTGGTTGGTAGCATTATAAGTGTGATTAGTGCTCTTGGTATTATTAGATTTCCAGATGTTTACACACGGTCACATGCGGCGGCAAAAAGCTCAACACTAGCTGTGTTATTAACCTTATCCGGGACTTTTCTTTATTTCTGGGCAAGTGAATCATTAATTAGCGTGCGTTTGATACTAGGGATACTGTTTGTGTTCATAACCGCTCCAGTTGCATGTCATCTTATTATACGGGCGGCTTATCGTTCTAATGTGAAGATGAGCAATTTAACCATTGAAGATGAATTAAAAGATGTATTACGAGATAAAGAACAATAA
- a CDS encoding Na+/H+ antiporter subunit D: MNNILVLPMAIPVLAGIILIFFRPYIKLQRWISLCVMIVNAGIAIYLLNRIQAEGIVGLNFGGWEPPFGIVFVADSFSAILILTTSIVAAICLLYAFSTIGKDHENMFFYSFVNFLVAGVNGSFLTGDLFNLYVCFEVMLVASYVLLALGGKKVQLKESIKYVVINVISSWFFLVAIAYLYGMVGTLNMAHLSERIAESGQTPLLTTISIVFLTVFALKSGLLLYYWLPGSYSAPPTAVAALFGALLTKVGVYAMFRVFTLLFYHELSFTHTIIGVLAGLTLIGGSIGAVAYRDIRQIISYNVIIAIGFILVGLAIATPEAIEGSIYYLVHDMIVKALLFLLAGSMIMLTGTARIDYMSGLIRNYPLLGWMFFIVMLSLAGIPPLSGFIGKVLVGQGAVETGSYLLLALAFLSSIVVLYSLLRVFLNCFWGETIISEEDERPQKKGWLIPCAILTIATIGLGLGAESLAPYVSNAADTLLNPDKYIDAVLYD, translated from the coding sequence ATGAATAATATTCTTGTGCTACCAATGGCTATCCCGGTTCTCGCGGGTATTATATTGATCTTTTTCAGGCCTTATATCAAGTTGCAAAGATGGATAAGCTTATGCGTCATGATAGTTAACGCGGGTATAGCTATTTATCTGTTAAATCGTATTCAAGCTGAAGGGATAGTAGGACTTAATTTTGGAGGTTGGGAACCACCGTTTGGCATTGTATTCGTAGCGGATTCTTTCTCCGCAATTCTTATTCTAACAACGAGTATTGTAGCAGCAATCTGTTTGCTTTATGCTTTTTCAACGATTGGCAAAGACCATGAAAACATGTTTTTTTATTCGTTTGTTAATTTCCTGGTAGCAGGTGTCAATGGTTCGTTTTTAACTGGAGACCTTTTTAATCTTTATGTCTGTTTTGAAGTGATGCTTGTGGCTTCTTATGTATTGCTCGCATTAGGAGGAAAAAAAGTTCAATTAAAGGAATCTATCAAATATGTTGTCATTAATGTGATATCCTCATGGTTTTTCCTTGTTGCGATCGCTTACCTGTATGGTATGGTTGGCACATTGAATATGGCACATCTATCAGAGCGGATTGCAGAATCAGGACAAACACCACTGTTAACCACGATAAGTATTGTGTTTTTAACTGTTTTCGCTTTGAAATCTGGCCTTTTGCTTTATTATTGGCTTCCAGGATCCTATAGTGCACCACCGACAGCTGTTGCCGCTTTATTTGGAGCCCTGCTGACAAAAGTTGGTGTTTATGCAATGTTCCGTGTGTTTACCTTACTCTTTTATCACGAACTTTCCTTTACTCACACAATAATCGGAGTATTGGCGGGCTTAACACTAATTGGAGGTAGCATAGGAGCAGTTGCATATAGAGATATCAGACAGATTATCTCATATAATGTGATCATTGCCATTGGATTCATTTTAGTCGGGTTGGCTATAGCAACGCCAGAGGCAATCGAAGGATCTATCTATTATCTGGTACACGATATGATTGTAAAAGCATTGCTGTTCCTGCTTGCAGGTTCAATGATTATGTTGACAGGTACTGCAAGAATAGATTACATGAGCGGTTTGATACGAAATTATCCACTACTTGGCTGGATGTTTTTCATTGTGATGCTTTCACTAGCGGGTATCCCCCCGCTAAGTGGCTTTATCGGAAAAGTATTAGTCGGACAGGGAGCTGTCGAAACTGGATCCTATCTGCTGCTTGCGCTTGCTTTTCTATCCAGTATAGTCGTCCTATATTCGCTATTACGCGTTTTCTTGAACTGTTTCTGGGGTGAAACGATTATTAGTGAGGAAGATGAACGCCCACAGAAAAAAGGGTGGTTAATCCCGTGTGCTATCTTAACCATTGCAACTATTGGGCTAGGATTAGGTGCGGAATCACTTGCCCCTTATGTAAGTAACGCTGCCGATACGCTATTAAATCCTGATAAATATATAGATGCGGTTTTATATGATTAA